The DNA region AACCCGCATCGGCCCCCACTATACCCGGGACCCGGGTCCCTTTGGCCTAGGGTAAACTACGCCCAAAGGGGGACGGCATGGTCAAGGTGGAGGTTCTGGGGATGATTCTGGCGGGGGGGCAGGGGAGCCGCCTCTACCCCCTCACCGCCAAGCGGGCCAAGCCCGCCGTGCCCTTCGGGGCCAAGTACCGCATCATTGACTTCGTTCTCAACAACTTCGTGAACTCCGGCATCTACGCCATCTACGTCCTCACCCAGTACAAGGCTCAGTCCCTCACGGAGCACATCCAGCGCTACTGGCGCTTTGGCGCCTTTCTGGAGGACCACTTCATCCTCCTCGTCCCCGCCCAGATGTACCGGTACGAGGAGCTTGGGCCCGTGTGGTACCGGGGCACGGCGGACGCCATCTACCAGAACCTGCACCTGGTGCAAAACCATGCCCCCGAGGCGGTGGCCATCTTCGGCGGGGACCACATCTTCAAGATGAACGTCCGCCACATGGTGGAGTACCACTACGAGAAGCGGGCGGACATCACCATCGCCGCCTACCCCGTGCCCGTGGAGGAGGCGAGCCGCTTCGGCGTCCTCCAGGTGGACGAGGAGTGGCGCATCACCGAGTTCCAGGAAAAGCCCAAGACCCCCAAACCCCTGCCCGCCAAGCCCCACCTGGCCCTGGCCTCCATGGGCAACTACATCTTCCGCACCGAGGCCCTCTTTGAGCTTTTGGAGGCGGACGCCCGGGACGAGGCCAGCTCCCACGACTTCGGCAAGGACGTTATCCCCCGCGCCCTCAAGGAGGGGTACCGGGTCTACGCCTACGATTTCCACCGCAACCCCATCCCCGGCCAGGAGGGGCCCAACCTCTACTGGCGGGACGTGGGGACCTTGGACGCCTACTTTGAGGCCAGCATGGACCTGGTCAAGGTCATCCCCGAGTTTGACCTCTTCAACCCCGAGTGGCCCCTCAGGACGGCGAACCTCTTCAGCCCCCCGGCCAAGTTCGTCCACGAGACGGGGGAGCGGGTGGGCCGGGCCCTGAATAGCCTCCTCGCCGGCGGGGTCATCGTGAGCGGGGGGACGGTGCGGGAGTCCGTCCTCTTCCGCCGGGTGCGGGTGAACTCCTATAGCCTGGTGGAGCGCTCCGTCCTCTTTGACGACGTGGAGGTGGGGCGCTATTGCCGCATCAAAAACGCCATCATTGACAAGAACGTGAAGATCCCGCCCCACACGGAGATCGGCTACGACCTCGAGGCCGACCGGGCCCGCGGCTTCACCGTGACCCCGGAAGGGGTGGTGGTGGTGCCCAAGGGGTACCGCTTCTAGCCATGGAGAAGCATCCCGGCAAGCTCTTCTACCGCCTCTCCCGCCTCTACCCGGGGGACGAGCTTCCCCTAAAGCGCAAGCCCAAGGCCAAGGTCTACGCCAACCCCCTGGAAACCCAGGCCCTGCCCTCCTTGCGGCCCGAGGGGGGGCCGCCCCTCTTCCGCGTCCTGGCCCACCTCAAGCCCGCCTTGCCCGAGGTGGGGGCCGCCATTACCCTAAAGGACCTCTCCCAGCTCCTCCTCCCCTTGGCGGAGCGGGAGGGGCTTCGGGGCTTCCCCTCCGCCGGCGAGGCCTACCCCTTGGAGGCCTACCTGGTGGCCCTCAGGGTGGAAGGGGTCTTCCCCGGGGTCTACCACTACTTTCCCAAGGAGCACCAGCTTTTCCAGCTTTCCTCCAAGGCGGAGGCGGGGGCCTGGGCCGAGGCCCTTTTTGGGCTTTCCCCGGAGCGGGCGGCGGCCCTTTTGGTCCTGACCTTGGTTCCGGAAAGGAGCGAGGCCCTCTTTGGCCTCCGGGGCTACCGGTACGCCCTTTTGGAGGCCGGCTACGCCGCAGGCCTGGTCCTCCTCGCCGCCGTGGGCCTGGGGCTTGCTGCATATCCGGCGGAAACCTTTTACGATGAGGCTGTGGCCCGGCTTCTGGGTTTGCCCGAGGGGGAGTACCCGGGGGTGGTTATTCTGCTTGGGCGGTAAGGGAAAGGCGTATTTGGGAAGGGATTATGGCGCACATTCTCTTGGTGGAGGACGACCCCCAGGTGGGGGAGTTGGTGAAGCGGTTTTTGGAAAGGGAAGGGCTGGCGGTGGATTGGGCCCGCACGGGCAAGGAGGCTTTGGCGAAGGCCTTTGAAGGGGGCAAGCCGGACCTGGTGGTCCTGGACCGGGGCCTGCCGGACATGGAGGGCCTCGAGGTCCTCAAGGCCCTCAGGGACCTGGACCCCCTCCTTCCCGTCCTCCTCCTCACGGGCCGCGCCGATGAGGATAGCCGGGTGGAGGGGCTCTTGGAAGGGGCGGACGACTATCTGGGCAAGCCCTTTTCCCTCAAAGAACTCCTCGCCCGCATCAAGGCCCTCCTGCGCCGGGCAGGGAAGGAGGGGAGGCGGCGCTTTGGGCCTTTGGAGCTAGACCTGGAGGCCCGCAAGGCCTACCTGGAAGGGGAGCCCCTCAAGCTTTCCCCCACGGAGCTCAGCCTCCTTTTCGCCTTAGCCCAGGTGCCCGGACGGGTGTACACCCGGGAAGAGCTCTTGGAACGGGTCTGGGGTGGGGACTTTGAGGGCTCGGAGCGGGTGGTGGACGCCTACGTGCGCCTCCTCCGCAAGAAGCTCAAGGACGACCCCCACGCCCCCCGCTTCATTGAAACCGTGGTGGGGGTGGGGTACCGCTTCCTGGGGGAGTAGTGGAGCGGGTCTTCGTCTACGGCACCCTCAAGCGGGGGGAGAGGAACCACGCCCTGGTGGCGGGAAGGGTGCAAAGGGTCGTCCCCGGGTACGCCGAGGGCTTTGCCCTTTACCACCTCCCCCCAGGCAGGGACAGGCCCTACGCCTACCCCGCCATGGTCCCGGGAGGGGGGCGGGTGTACGGGGAGGTGCTCTTCCTTCCCGAGGAGGCCCTACCCCTCCTGGATGCCCTC from Thermus hydrothermalis includes:
- a CDS encoding SagB/ThcOx family dehydrogenase — translated: MEKHPGKLFYRLSRLYPGDELPLKRKPKAKVYANPLETQALPSLRPEGGPPLFRVLAHLKPALPEVGAAITLKDLSQLLLPLAEREGLRGFPSAGEAYPLEAYLVALRVEGVFPGVYHYFPKEHQLFQLSSKAEAGAWAEALFGLSPERAAALLVLTLVPERSEALFGLRGYRYALLEAGYAAGLVLLAAVGLGLAAYPAETFYDEAVARLLGLPEGEYPGVVILLGR
- the glgC gene encoding glucose-1-phosphate adenylyltransferase, with product MVKVEVLGMILAGGQGSRLYPLTAKRAKPAVPFGAKYRIIDFVLNNFVNSGIYAIYVLTQYKAQSLTEHIQRYWRFGAFLEDHFILLVPAQMYRYEELGPVWYRGTADAIYQNLHLVQNHAPEAVAIFGGDHIFKMNVRHMVEYHYEKRADITIAAYPVPVEEASRFGVLQVDEEWRITEFQEKPKTPKPLPAKPHLALASMGNYIFRTEALFELLEADARDEASSHDFGKDVIPRALKEGYRVYAYDFHRNPIPGQEGPNLYWRDVGTLDAYFEASMDLVKVIPEFDLFNPEWPLRTANLFSPPAKFVHETGERVGRALNSLLAGGVIVSGGTVRESVLFRRVRVNSYSLVERSVLFDDVEVGRYCRIKNAIIDKNVKIPPHTEIGYDLEADRARGFTVTPEGVVVVPKGYRF
- a CDS encoding gamma-glutamylcyclotransferase family protein, translating into MERVFVYGTLKRGERNHALVAGRVQRVVPGYAEGFALYHLPPGRDRPYAYPAMVPGGGRVYGEVLFLPEEALPLLDALEEEGEEYRRERILVQTEEGPMEAWAYLYLLDLEGALPLPKGVWPP
- a CDS encoding response regulator transcription factor, coding for MAHILLVEDDPQVGELVKRFLEREGLAVDWARTGKEALAKAFEGGKPDLVVLDRGLPDMEGLEVLKALRDLDPLLPVLLLTGRADEDSRVEGLLEGADDYLGKPFSLKELLARIKALLRRAGKEGRRRFGPLELDLEARKAYLEGEPLKLSPTELSLLFALAQVPGRVYTREELLERVWGGDFEGSERVVDAYVRLLRKKLKDDPHAPRFIETVVGVGYRFLGE